From a single Fibrobacter sp. UWH6 genomic region:
- a CDS encoding ParB/RepB/Spo0J family partition protein, which produces MGKKSFSLGRSLADILRDHSVEQPSNPQETNQQSEANAVENAETVDNSQKIIEIDVNLIDPNPFQPRKTFDDDELVELAETIEKHGLIQPIAVRKVGDRYQIISGERRTRATKLAGLATIKAQVYESLDDKIMGEWALIENIQRVDLNPVEVAQSYQQLIDLHNYTHDDLAKTVGKSRSAITNALRLLKLPTQVLDWIQEGKIASGAARALCSDKVDNAEELAKRIIEEGLNVRQIEAIIRGDEVQPAQAPAESSEEVPEVHTGEEVSGEEPVDAPAAEPKPKIELSADLKNFENRLETYFGTKVQLKPTNPTQSQGTIVINYYSMDDLTRIQELMDR; this is translated from the coding sequence ATGGGTAAGAAGTCTTTTTCTCTGGGTCGTAGTCTCGCTGATATTTTGAGGGATCATTCTGTTGAACAGCCTAGCAATCCCCAGGAAACTAATCAACAATCTGAAGCTAATGCTGTCGAAAACGCCGAAACTGTTGATAACTCCCAGAAAATTATCGAAATTGACGTAAATCTCATCGACCCCAACCCGTTCCAGCCCCGTAAGACTTTTGACGATGACGAACTGGTTGAACTTGCCGAAACCATCGAGAAGCATGGTCTGATCCAGCCTATCGCCGTTCGCAAGGTGGGCGACCGCTACCAGATCATCAGCGGTGAACGTCGTACCCGCGCAACCAAGCTGGCCGGTCTCGCTACTATCAAGGCCCAGGTCTACGAAAGTCTGGATGACAAGATCATGGGCGAATGGGCCCTCATCGAAAATATCCAGCGTGTGGACCTGAATCCTGTTGAAGTTGCACAATCTTATCAACAGTTGATCGATCTTCACAACTATACCCACGATGATTTGGCCAAGACTGTTGGTAAGTCCCGCTCTGCTATCACCAACGCACTCCGCCTGCTGAAGCTCCCGACCCAGGTTCTGGATTGGATTCAGGAAGGCAAGATTGCCTCTGGTGCAGCCCGCGCACTTTGCTCTGACAAGGTGGACAATGCCGAAGAACTGGCAAAGCGCATCATCGAGGAAGGTCTGAACGTCCGTCAGATCGAAGCCATTATCCGCGGTGACGAAGTTCAGCCAGCACAGGCTCCTGCCGAATCTTCTGAAGAAGTTCCCGAAGTTCACACTGGCGAAGAAGTTTCCGGCGAAGAACCTGTCGACGCACCGGCAGCAGAACCCAAGCCCAAGATCGAACTTTCCGCCGACCTGAAGAATTTCGAAAATCGTCTCGAAACCTACTTTGGAACCAAGGTTCAGTTGAAACCCACCAACCCCACCCAGTCCCAGGGTACCATCGTCATCAACTACTATAGCATGGACGACCTGACCCGTATCCAGGAATTGATGGACCGCTAA
- a CDS encoding ParA family protein — protein MSKVIAICNQKGGVGKTTTAVNLAASFAALEKKTLLIDMDPQGNASQGLGFNEMQDVDIHEVLNMAENPDNVTYETIKEAILDTNLDYLKMITSGPDLAVMEIELVNAMSRERRLERIMKILSQEFEFIIIDAPPSLNLLTLNVLTAATSVLIPVQCEYYALQGMTELFKTIREVQKNLNSNLKIEGALLTMYDSRLGLCKQVADEVRENLSDTVFKTMIPRNVRLSEAPSHGKPVILYDVQSTGSQAYVKLAEEILNKDK, from the coding sequence ATGAGTAAAGTGATCGCTATATGCAACCAGAAGGGTGGGGTAGGCAAGACTACTACCGCCGTGAACCTGGCTGCCAGTTTTGCCGCCCTCGAAAAGAAGACTCTTCTTATTGACATGGACCCCCAGGGTAATGCATCCCAGGGTCTGGGTTTCAATGAAATGCAGGACGTGGATATCCACGAAGTTCTGAACATGGCCGAAAATCCGGATAATGTTACCTATGAAACAATCAAGGAAGCAATTCTGGATACCAACCTGGACTACCTGAAGATGATCACTTCCGGACCGGACCTGGCTGTCATGGAAATCGAACTGGTGAACGCCATGAGTCGCGAACGCCGTCTCGAACGCATCATGAAGATCCTGTCCCAGGAATTCGAATTTATCATTATCGACGCTCCCCCCAGTCTGAACTTATTAACATTGAACGTGTTGACAGCCGCTACTAGCGTGCTGATTCCCGTGCAGTGTGAATATTATGCACTGCAGGGTATGACTGAACTTTTCAAGACCATCCGCGAAGTTCAGAAAAATCTCAACAGCAACTTGAAGATCGAAGGTGCCCTGTTGACAATGTACGATTCCCGTCTGGGTCTCTGCAAGCAGGTGGCTGACGAAGTCCGCGAAAACTTGAGCGACACCGTCTTCAAGACCATGATTCCCCGCAACGTCCGTTTGAGCGAAGCTCCGTCTCACGGCAAGCCGGTTATCCTGTACGATGTGCAGAGCACCGGTTCCCAGGCATATGTAAAGCTGGCTGAAGAAATCCTGAACAAGGATAAATAG
- a CDS encoding 16S rRNA (guanine(527)-N(7))-methyltransferase RsmG, protein MYKNNEEQKNLLNQFLSSNGVELSAATLEKLYAFADLVVDTKEYGNLISEKDSQKFLSRHIADSLVPYIYIGKLVDPSAAPQDDTAAFRAEALSKLKGKRWADMGAGAGCPSFPLAIVMPEVQFYAVEPRNKRVQFMNFVKKELHLDNMTVVGKRFETSGLAYLDFVSCRALSTFENDWERAQPGLARGGKFVTLKSFNNIVHLENDPAVHIYKYALPQEEQEYALVTRGNE, encoded by the coding sequence ATGTATAAAAATAACGAAGAACAGAAGAATCTTCTAAATCAGTTTCTTTCCTCAAACGGGGTGGAACTGTCTGCTGCAACTTTGGAAAAGCTTTATGCTTTTGCCGACCTGGTTGTTGATACCAAGGAATACGGCAACCTGATTTCTGAAAAGGATTCCCAGAAGTTTTTATCCAGACACATCGCAGACTCCCTGGTGCCTTATATATATATAGGTAAGTTGGTGGATCCTTCGGCTGCGCCTCAGGATGACACCGCAGCTTTTCGCGCAGAGGCCCTCAGCAAGCTGAAGGGTAAGCGTTGGGCTGATATGGGTGCCGGTGCAGGATGTCCCAGTTTTCCGTTAGCCATTGTCATGCCCGAAGTCCAATTCTACGCTGTGGAACCTCGCAACAAGCGCGTACAGTTTATGAATTTCGTGAAGAAGGAATTGCACCTGGACAACATGACTGTCGTAGGCAAGCGCTTCGAAACTTCCGGCCTGGCTTATTTGGATTTTGTCAGTTGCCGCGCCCTTTCCACTTTTGAAAATGACTGGGAACGCGCCCAGCCGGGTCTAGCCCGTGGTGGCAAATTTGTGACCCTTAAGAGTTTTAATAACATCGTTCACCTGGAAAACGATCCGGCAGTACACATATATAAATATGCATTGCCCCAGGAAGAACAGGAATATGCCCTAGTTACAAGAGGTAACGAATGA
- a CDS encoding O-acetyl-ADP-ribose deacetylase translates to MVEIEVLQGDITKLKVDAIVNAANCSLLGGGGVDGAIHRAAGRELLMACMKFGGCQTGEARITPGFKLPAKFVIHTPGPIYKDGLHGEPEQLRSCYENSMKLAEENGCETVAFSAISTGVYGYPKKAATEIAVKTVREYPTQIVKKVIFCCFGEEMLKIYQKVL, encoded by the coding sequence ATGGTAGAAATCGAGGTGCTTCAGGGTGACATCACCAAGCTTAAAGTGGATGCCATTGTGAATGCCGCCAACTGTTCCCTGCTGGGAGGTGGCGGTGTGGACGGTGCCATCCATAGGGCTGCCGGTCGGGAACTGCTGATGGCCTGCATGAAGTTCGGAGGCTGCCAGACGGGAGAAGCCCGGATCACTCCCGGGTTCAAGCTGCCGGCAAAGTTCGTCATCCATACCCCCGGCCCAATCTATAAAGATGGACTTCACGGGGAGCCGGAACAGCTTAGGTCTTGCTACGAAAACTCTATGAAATTGGCTGAAGAAAACGGTTGTGAGACTGTGGCGTTCTCCGCCATTTCTACCGGGGTGTATGGCTACCCGAAAAAGGCTGCTACCGAAATTGCCGTGAAGACAGTTCGGGAATACCCAACGCAGATTGTGAAGAAGGTAATCTTCTGCTGCTTCGGTGAAGAGATGTTGAAGATTTATCAGAAAGTTTTATAA
- a CDS encoding YkgJ family cysteine cluster protein, protein MISEIAPILEKLRGTEEYDILVEMDAVYSRIEEKQREWFEKSKFTCPHGCGKCCEHFEPDLLESEALYMAAWLLCNQPDVAQNVAEGKFPLINVSRETFATFQHCPFFWEDISGTNFPGHCTIYGGRASICRLFGAAGSRDKHGNEVWKPCKFYPAEELAAVKTLSGEPILHRQYTAEEVKNLFGALPPVMSDMMEQEETFTPDDDSSTLIHDILPKYIQRLMWIVDLNSGKDSI, encoded by the coding sequence ATGATTTCTGAAATTGCCCCTATTCTTGAAAAGTTGAGGGGTACCGAAGAATACGACATCCTAGTTGAAATGGATGCAGTTTACTCCCGGATCGAAGAAAAGCAACGGGAATGGTTTGAAAAGTCCAAGTTCACCTGTCCTCATGGCTGTGGCAAATGCTGTGAACATTTTGAGCCTGACTTGCTGGAAAGTGAAGCTCTTTACATGGCCGCCTGGCTGTTGTGCAATCAGCCTGACGTAGCCCAGAATGTTGCCGAAGGGAAGTTTCCTTTGATAAATGTTTCACGTGAAACTTTTGCAACATTCCAACATTGCCCCTTCTTTTGGGAGGATATTTCGGGGACGAATTTTCCAGGGCATTGCACCATTTATGGTGGCCGGGCATCCATTTGCCGCCTGTTCGGAGCTGCCGGATCTCGGGACAAGCATGGTAATGAAGTCTGGAAACCCTGCAAGTTTTACCCCGCAGAAGAACTTGCCGCCGTCAAGACTCTATCTGGCGAACCGATCCTTCATCGGCAATACACTGCAGAAGAAGTAAAGAATCTCTTTGGCGCACTCCCTCCTGTCATGAGCGACATGATGGAGCAGGAAGAGACATTTACCCCCGACGATGATTCTTCAACATTAATCCACGATATCCTGCCTAAGTACATCCAGCGGTTAATGTGGATTGTGGATTTAAATTCTGGGAAAGATTCCATATAA
- a CDS encoding PhzF family phenazine biosynthesis protein, translating into MKQYIVDAFSDTLFHGNQAAICILDKWPEVSLMHNIAFENNFSETAFVVKTGNDESIPKYHLRWFTPSDEVDLCGHATLATAFVLFNFYEQTTQKIIFETMSGQLTVNKNGDLYEMNFPVYDLKPIPVTDEMEAALGARPSEAYMGRDMLCVFDFEDTIENMKPDFDKVKELPGLLVHVTAKGTKEDCVSRSFGPKIAISEDPVCGSGHCHIAPYWSGKMGKPEIIARQASRRGGTLYCKIEGERMTLAGKATLYSVSELNC; encoded by the coding sequence ATGAAACAGTATATCGTCGATGCATTTTCCGATACCTTATTCCATGGTAACCAGGCTGCAATTTGTATTCTGGACAAATGGCCGGAAGTTTCACTAATGCATAACATTGCATTCGAAAACAATTTCTCCGAGACAGCCTTTGTGGTAAAAACCGGGAATGACGAAAGCATCCCCAAGTATCACCTTCGCTGGTTTACCCCTAGCGATGAGGTTGATCTTTGCGGCCATGCTACTCTAGCCACCGCATTCGTACTTTTCAACTTTTATGAACAGACGACTCAAAAAATCATATTCGAGACAATGAGTGGCCAGTTAACAGTCAACAAGAACGGGGATCTTTATGAAATGAATTTCCCGGTTTATGACCTGAAGCCCATCCCCGTTACAGATGAAATGGAAGCCGCCCTGGGTGCAAGGCCCTCGGAAGCCTACATGGGTCGCGACATGCTCTGCGTCTTTGACTTCGAGGACACCATCGAAAACATGAAGCCGGACTTTGACAAGGTGAAGGAATTGCCAGGTCTTCTTGTTCATGTTACCGCTAAAGGCACCAAGGAAGACTGCGTCTCCAGAAGCTTCGGTCCGAAAATTGCCATCAGCGAAGACCCGGTCTGCGGTTCCGGGCATTGCCACATCGCTCCTTATTGGAGTGGCAAGATGGGAAAACCTGAGATTATCGCAAGGCAGGCATCCCGAAGGGGAGGCACACTCTACTGTAAAATCGAGGGCGAAAGAATGACCCTGGCAGGGAAAGCTACCCTCTATTCCGTTAGCGAATTGAACTGCTAA
- a CDS encoding VOC family protein, with amino-acid sequence MKIDHVAIWVKDIEKVCAFYEKYLEATIHPEYHNPAKGFTSRFLTFDGGARIEVMHRNDIESSIPNPHLGWCHVAISLGSKDMVDKLTAQMEADGITIIGQPRTTGDGYYESVVQDPEGNLVELTV; translated from the coding sequence ATGAAAATAGATCACGTTGCCATTTGGGTCAAAGACATCGAGAAAGTTTGCGCCTTCTATGAAAAGTATCTGGAAGCTACGATTCATCCAGAATACCATAATCCTGCCAAGGGTTTCACCAGCAGGTTCCTTACTTTTGATGGAGGCGCCCGCATTGAGGTAATGCACCGGAACGACATCGAATCTTCAATACCCAATCCACATTTAGGATGGTGTCATGTGGCAATATCCCTAGGGTCCAAGGATATGGTAGACAAGTTGACCGCCCAGATGGAAGCCGATGGCATTACCATTATAGGGCAGCCTCGAACGACGGGGGATGGATACTACGAAAGTGTGGTTCAAGATCCCGAAGGCAATCTAGTAGAACTGACCGTATAA